A DNA window from Bacteroides cellulosilyticus contains the following coding sequences:
- a CDS encoding fucose isomerase has translation MVLNLITFASLLHKQASILGSHELILNELEKYFTVNIVEYQNINKLTKDDFSLLFIATGGVERLVIQHFESLPRPAILLADGMQNSLAAALEISSWLRGRGMKSEILHGELPEIIKRIFVLHSNFKAQRALSGSRIGVIGSPSSWLVASNVDYLLSKRRWGIEYTDISLERVYEYYSQITDDEVGEACAAFAGKALACREATPEDLIKAMRLYRTIKRIVEEEKLSALTLSCFKLIEQTGTTGCLALSLLNDDGIIAGCEGDLQSIFTQLAVKVLTGKASFMANPSMINARTNEIVLAHCTVGIAQTEQYIIRSHFETEMGIGIQGILPTGHVTLVKCGGECLDEYYLSTGTLTENTNYINMCRTQVRIKMDTPAEYFLKNPLGNHHILIQGNYEILLDEFLQANGCKRVE, from the coding sequence ATGGTATTAAACCTGATAACATTTGCATCGTTGCTTCATAAACAAGCATCCATTCTCGGCTCACACGAACTTATATTAAACGAACTGGAGAAATATTTCACTGTAAATATTGTAGAATATCAAAACATAAACAAACTCACTAAAGACGATTTCAGCCTGCTTTTCATTGCTACCGGCGGTGTAGAACGGTTGGTTATCCAGCACTTCGAGTCTCTGCCCCGCCCTGCAATCTTACTGGCGGACGGTATGCAAAACTCACTGGCTGCCGCTCTCGAAATCTCATCCTGGCTACGTGGCCGGGGTATGAAAAGTGAAATCCTCCACGGAGAACTACCCGAAATCATCAAACGCATCTTCGTACTTCATAGTAACTTCAAAGCTCAACGGGCGCTCTCCGGATCGCGTATCGGTGTAATAGGCTCCCCCTCTTCCTGGCTTGTTGCCAGCAATGTAGATTACCTGCTCTCCAAACGTCGCTGGGGAATTGAATACACCGACATTTCACTGGAACGCGTTTACGAGTATTACAGTCAGATTACAGATGATGAAGTGGGCGAAGCCTGCGCCGCTTTTGCCGGTAAAGCGCTTGCCTGCCGCGAAGCAACACCGGAGGATCTGATAAAAGCCATGCGCCTGTATCGTACCATTAAGCGGATTGTGGAAGAAGAAAAACTGAGCGCACTCACTCTAAGCTGCTTCAAACTGATAGAACAAACCGGAACCACCGGATGCCTCGCTCTCTCCCTATTGAACGATGATGGGATCATTGCCGGATGCGAAGGGGATCTGCAATCTATCTTTACCCAGCTTGCTGTAAAAGTGCTAACCGGCAAGGCTTCTTTCATGGCAAATCCTTCCATGATCAATGCACGCACCAACGAAATCGTACTTGCTCACTGCACCGTGGGTATTGCACAAACCGAACAATACATTATCCGCAGCCACTTTGAAACAGAAATGGGCATCGGCATTCAAGGAATCCTGCCTACAGGACACGTAACTCTGGTAAAATGCGGTGGAGAATGTCTGGACGAGTATTACCTGAGCACAGGCACCCTGACCGAAAATACTAACTACATCAATATGTGCCGCACACAGGTACGCATTAAAATGGATACACCCGCAGAGTATTTCCTCAAAAATCCATTGGGAAACCACCATATCCTGATACAGGGGAATTACGAAATACTGCTGGATGAATTCCTGCAAGCCAACGGATGCAAAAGAGTTGAATAA
- a CDS encoding PAS domain-containing sensor histidine kinase, with amino-acid sequence MKRRLFLVMLIGLFPCIVFAGHLYAAERTYNVLFIQSYNHRTPWNGRLTEGVRDGLSRGGIKAKVTTEYLDADYWTFASECVIMRRICERARQKNTDIIITSSDEAFYTLMHCGDSLPYKLPVVISGIKYPNEKLISKLPNVCGYTSKIDFVHLLENARRVFPNRTEVICVSDSSLLGLKGVAELERIWPNFQQLHPEYKMKVMNVQSQAPNPVISSICYDYNAYDRIVIAPKWTPFLSFIGKNSKAPVFAGQSLALTNGVFCVNDMEPYEGANAAGKCAAQVLQGAIPSVIGVVDLPGKLLYDFKQLEFFRVNADKVSDSGIIMNAPLMERYRIWFVLFYSVVVGALAFLVIWLYRLNRHESRRRMHAQTRLLIQNRLVEQRDEFDNIFCSIRDGLITYDTDFRIHFVNRALMLMLELDPDTHTARSYEGQMAGSIFHIYSNGEDILQSLLKQVRTERRVIPIPEKAFMQEVHKGTYFPVSGEIVPIYSKNKMTGMAICCRNISEEEMHKRFFNLAVDASSVYPWQYDIRTHSFHFSGALLDYFGLPGKQTILRKELELFIHSDDLEEAHRHFTAIFKGEEMDTRMSFRMRSGEGKYEWWEFRSASYNGLDSEAPYMVLGVCQSIQRYKATEEELIAARDKALQADTLKSAFLANMSHEIRTPLNSIVGFSDLLKDIEAFSPEEVKQFVDTINTNCTLLLALINDILDLSRIESGSMDFRFAGYNLTFVMQQIYDSQRLSMPCGVDLVMKLPEGESKSIVTDSVRLKQVINNFINNAKKFTTQGAITFGYETEDPGYTVFFVEDTGSGISEENQRRIFERFYKVDSFTQGAGLGLSICQTIVERFRGEINVSSELGKGTRFTVRVPDFNE; translated from the coding sequence ATGAAGAGACGCTTATTCCTCGTGATGCTGATAGGCCTGTTTCCTTGCATTGTTTTTGCCGGACACCTTTATGCTGCAGAACGTACATACAACGTGCTTTTCATCCAGTCATATAATCATCGTACTCCCTGGAATGGCCGTTTGACGGAAGGAGTGCGTGATGGTCTGTCACGTGGAGGTATAAAAGCGAAAGTTACAACAGAATATCTGGATGCTGATTACTGGACTTTCGCATCTGAGTGTGTCATTATGCGGCGTATTTGTGAACGGGCACGTCAAAAAAATACGGATATTATTATTACAAGCAGTGATGAGGCTTTTTATACATTGATGCATTGTGGAGATTCCCTGCCTTATAAACTGCCGGTTGTGATATCGGGTATCAAATATCCCAATGAAAAGCTGATCTCGAAGTTACCCAATGTTTGTGGGTATACATCCAAGATTGATTTCGTGCACCTACTCGAAAATGCACGTCGTGTATTTCCCAATCGTACAGAAGTTATTTGTGTTTCGGACAGTAGTCTTTTAGGACTTAAAGGTGTTGCTGAACTGGAGCGTATATGGCCCAATTTCCAGCAGCTTCATCCGGAATATAAGATGAAAGTAATGAATGTACAGTCACAGGCTCCTAATCCTGTCATTTCCTCTATTTGTTATGATTATAATGCCTATGACCGCATTGTCATTGCCCCCAAATGGACACCTTTCCTTTCTTTCATCGGAAAAAACTCTAAAGCTCCGGTTTTTGCCGGACAAAGTCTGGCATTGACAAACGGAGTATTCTGTGTGAACGATATGGAACCTTACGAAGGAGCTAATGCGGCTGGAAAGTGCGCTGCACAGGTGTTGCAAGGAGCTATCCCTTCGGTGATAGGGGTCGTTGACCTTCCCGGTAAGCTGCTTTATGACTTCAAACAGTTGGAATTTTTTAGAGTGAATGCGGATAAAGTGAGTGATAGTGGCATTATCATGAATGCACCGCTGATGGAGCGCTACCGTATCTGGTTTGTGCTGTTTTACTCTGTCGTGGTAGGTGCATTGGCCTTTCTTGTAATCTGGCTCTATCGCTTGAACCGTCATGAATCACGTCGCCGTATGCACGCTCAGACACGTTTGCTGATACAGAACCGCTTGGTGGAGCAGCGTGACGAATTTGATAATATCTTCTGTTCTATCCGTGACGGACTGATAACTTATGATACGGATTTCCGTATACATTTTGTTAACCGTGCTTTGATGTTGATGCTTGAACTGGATCCTGATACTCATACGGCACGTTCTTACGAAGGGCAGATGGCGGGTTCCATCTTCCACATTTATTCAAACGGAGAAGACATCCTGCAATCATTACTGAAACAGGTGAGGACAGAGCGTCGTGTAATCCCTATTCCGGAAAAGGCTTTCATGCAGGAAGTCCATAAAGGAACCTATTTTCCTGTTTCCGGTGAAATTGTGCCGATTTACTCCAAGAACAAGATGACAGGTATGGCTATTTGTTGCCGCAATATCTCGGAGGAAGAAATGCATAAGCGCTTCTTCAATCTGGCTGTGGATGCAAGTTCCGTATATCCCTGGCAATATGACATACGTACGCACAGTTTCCATTTCTCAGGTGCATTGCTCGATTACTTCGGGCTTCCCGGCAAGCAGACCATTTTGCGGAAAGAATTGGAGCTTTTTATTCATTCGGATGATTTGGAAGAAGCTCATCGACATTTCACAGCTATTTTCAAAGGCGAGGAAATGGATACCCGGATGAGTTTCCGTATGCGTAGCGGAGAAGGTAAATATGAATGGTGGGAATTCCGTAGTGCTTCTTACAACGGCTTGGATTCCGAGGCACCTTATATGGTATTGGGTGTTTGTCAAAGTATCCAGCGTTATAAGGCTACCGAAGAAGAGTTGATAGCAGCCCGTGACAAAGCTTTGCAGGCTGATACTCTGAAGTCGGCATTCCTTGCCAATATGAGTCATGAAATCCGTACTCCGTTGAATTCTATTGTCGGTTTCTCTGACTTGCTGAAAGACATCGAAGCATTCAGTCCTGAAGAAGTGAAACAGTTTGTGGATACGATCAATACGAACTGTACCTTATTACTGGCACTGATTAATGATATTCTCGATCTGTCCCGTATCGAGTCCGGTTCAATGGACTTCCGTTTTGCCGGATACAACCTCACTTTTGTGATGCAGCAGATCTATGACTCTCAGCGCCTGAGTATGCCTTGTGGTGTGGACTTGGTTATGAAGCTGCCCGAAGGTGAGAGTAAATCGATAGTAACGGATTCTGTCCGTCTGAAACAGGTGATTAATAACTTCATCAACAATGCCAAGAAGTTCACTACTCAGGGAGCTATCACTTTTGGCTATGAGACAGAAGATCCGGGCTACACCGTTTTCTTTGTGGAAGATACCGGAAGCGGCATTTCGGAAGAAAACCAGCGACGCATATTCGAGCGTTTCTATAAAGTGGATAGCTTTACGCAAGGTGCCGGTCTGGGACTAAGTATCTGCCAAACCATTGTAGAGCGTTTCAGAGGGGAGATAAACGTATCTTCTGAATTAGGGAAAGGTACACGCTTTACAGTACGTGTACCCGATTTTAATGAATAA